The region ATGTACCGGTGGGTGTATCGTTTTCGCCAGCGATTCTTTTCTGCCAACATGAACTCGAAACTATTCAGTTACGCGATGCTCTCGCACCAGGGCCGGGTCCGCAAGGGCAACGAGGATACCTGCGCGGCTGCTCCGGAGGGCGGCGTGTTCGTCGTCTGCGATGGCATGGGCGGCGCGGCGGCGGGTGAGGTGGCAAGCAAACTGGCGGCCGAGACCTTTCTGGCGCAGCTTGCTCCAGAGGGTGATCCGAAGAAGACGCCGAGGACGTCGACGCCGGATATCCGGCTGGATACGGCGATTCACGCCGCCAACCAGGCCGTGTATCAGCACTCGCGCACTTTTCCGGAGTTGCATGGGATGGGGACGACGCTGGTCGCGCTGCTGCTGGAGGTCGCGCCGGGGAACCCGACGGGGAGGCCCTCGCTGACGCTGGCGCATGTGGGGGACAGCCGATGTTACCTGTTTCGAGGCGGGGAGCTGCGGCAGTTGACGCAGGACCACTCGCTGGTGGAGGAGCAGGTGCGCGCGGGGCAGATTACGCCTTATGAGGCGGAGATTCATCCGATGCGGAACATCATCACGCGGGCGGTGGGCTCAAACGCGCAGGTGGAGCCGGAGATCCAGCACCTGGAGTACGAGAGCGGGGATCTGTACCTGCTTGCGTCCGATGGGCTGACTCGCGAGCTTAAGGATAGGGATATCGCCGCAGCGATGACGCGAGCCGTGAGCAAGGGCAATCCGGTGAACCTGGAGAGCCTGTGCCAGGTGCTGATCGCGGAGGCGAACGACGCGGGCGGCGGGGATAACATCACCGTACTGCTGCTCTCGCTCAGTTAGGCTATCCTCCTTGCAAGGGGATTTCATGCCGAACAGCGAGCTTTACTTCGAAGACTTTCAGGTGGGACAGAAGTTTCATTCAGCCGGCTCCGCGAAGGTGACCGCGGAGGAGATCAAGGAGTTCGGCGCGCGCTACGATCCGCAGCCGTTCCACCTGGATGAGGCTGCGGGGGAGAACTCGTTCTTCAAGGGGCTGGCGGCGTCCGGCTGGCTGACCGCGGCGATCGTGATGCGACTGCGGGTGGAGTCTGTGAAGGTGTTTGGCGGGATGATCGGCGCTGGCGTGGATGAGATGCGCTGGACGGAGCCGGTCCGGCCGGGGGATACGCTGCGGACGGAGATTGAGGTCGTCAGCGTAAGGCAGTCGACCTCACGCAAGAACTACGGGATCGTGAAGACGACGACCCTGGCTTATAACCAGCGGAACGAGGTTGTACTGCGCTCGACGGTCAACTTTCTGGCTCCGGTGCGGGCGGCGTTCGTGCAGGCATGACGGCTGAAGACATTGAGGTGCTGAAGGAGAGCGTCGACCGGGTGCTGGCGATTGAGCTGGTGGCGGGCGAGCAGTTCTTTGCGGAGATCGTCATGGTGGTGGACGAGCCGCCCACCCCGGACGTGTTTGTGCTGCGGGTTTTGCGGGAGCCGGATGGGGTTTTTGTGGCGACGAGCAACACGGGCGAGTCATTTCTGCTGGCGGATATCAGCCGGGTGGCACGGATTCCTGGTGTGGATTACTCGTCCGAATAATCGCCGTTTGTTCTCCTCAGGGGAGCGGCGTATGTTAACCAAATGCGCATGACTGTACTGGCTTCTGGGTCGAAGGGGAATTCGACCGTGATTGCCAGCGAGCGAACTCGGGTGCTGGTGGATGCGGGGCTCTCCTGCCGGGAGCTGCTGCGGCGGATGGCCGTGGTGGGCGAGGACCCGGAGAAGCTCGACGCGATCCTGATCACGCATGAGCATCTGGACCATGTGGCCGGGCTTGCGGTGCTGGCTCGGCGGTTGAAGATTCCGGTGTTCTTTACGGAGCAGACGCATCGCGCGTGGGTGAGGATGTTGACGCCTCGGACGACGATGACGTATGCGAAGTGGCTGGATCAGTATCAATCGCAAAAGGAAGCTTTGAAGGCGAAGGTGCCGCAGTACTCGGTGCCGGGCGGGGCGGAGCTGGAGTCGATTGCTGCGGTCTCGGCTGAGGCGGCGGTGTTCGATCCGGTGGTGAACCGGTCTGACGATCCGAATCCTACGTTTGAGCTTCCGGTGGATGACCTGGAGGACTGCGATCCAGCAACTCCGGCAAAGGTGAAGGCCGATCCCGCCTACCTGCCGGCGGTCGAGTACTTTGTGGCGGGGCGTCAGTTTTCTATTGGTGATCTCGAAATCTGTCCGTTTACGATTCCGCACGATGCGTCCGATCCGTGCGGCTTCGTGTTCGAGTCGCTGGGTGACGGGGTCAGGATGGCGCTGGCGACGGACTTGGGCTATATGCCGCCGAATGTGAAGGCTGCGCTGAAGAATGTGGATGTACTGCTGCTGGAGTCGAATCACGACCTGGAGATGCTGAAGGATGGGCCTTATCCGTGGTCGGTGAAGCAGCGGGTGCTTTCACGGGTGGGGCATCTCTCAAACGATGCTACGGCGGAGTTTCTGGCGACTGACTACGACGGCGGGGCGGCGTATATCGTGCTGGGACACCTGTCCGAGAGCAACAACGTGCCGGAGCTGGCGCGGATTACGGCGGAACGAGCGATCGGGGACCGGATGACGCTGCTGGGGAACAGAGTTTTGCTGGCCTTGCAGGCCGCTCCGCTGGACCCGATCCAGGTTTAGGGCCAGCTTTGCAGAGGTAGGGTAACCCCCGCGTGCAGAAAGGGTTGAACCTTTCCGGCACCCTGCGGAGTCAAACATTGTAAGATAGGGGTACCGATGAATCCTGACAGACAGATTTCGAACGAGAGTTCGCGTGCGGCGCGTGCGGGGTCGTGTACCGATCCCGTGGTGGGCGCTATTCTGGCGGGCTGGCGGTATGACATTTCGAGCATCTCGCCGGAGATGCGGACGGACTATGAGCAGCACCTGTTTGAGTGCGCTCACTGTAAACATCGGCAGCGCGCGGCGAGAACGATAGACGTTCTTTTACTGATGGTCAGTACGCTTTCGATTCTGGCGTTTCTGTTGGCTGCCGTCGTCATCCGGCGTATTGAGATCCTGACCCATATCGACAGCGTGCATGTGCATCTGCGGCAGACTGCGGTGGCTATTTCGTTGGAAGCTGCGGCGATTGCGGGTCTGGTGGTTTCAACCGCGCTTTGGATTCTGGTGGCCGTGGCCACGCCGCTGCCGGGCTATTTGACCGGCGTCGTGCAGCAACGGCTGCCGTCGGATCTGCGTCAGCGCTTCAGCCGTCACGCCCAGAACCGCGCATAGGCTAACCTGTAGTTGGACTATGCCCCACGACCCTGAATCCGAGATTCTTGCTCCCCGTACGGCTACGGATGTAGCGGAGGCTTACGCTCCCGGCGAGCCTGCGGATACGCCTGTGCGCAGTGAGTGGGACCCGCGTTCCGCGCCGGGGACTTACTCGCTGCTGGCTGTGAATGTGGCGGTTTATCTGTGGATGCTGCTGTCCGGGGTAAGCTGGCTTTCGCCTACCTCCGAGCAGTTGATGCACTTTGGTGCGAACCAGTCGGTCTATGTGCTGAATGGCGAGTGGTACCGGTTGCTGACGGCTACTTTTGTACACATTGGGATCATTCACATCGGCACGAATATGTGGTGTCTGTGGAACCTCGGCCTGCTGGGCGAGCCGTTGCTGGGGCCCCTGGGCCTGATTGCGGTTTACGTGCTGACAGGTGTCGCGGGTAATCTGCTGTCGGTCTTCTGGGACGTGTGGACGGCGCAGCGTTACGATATGCCGCTGCAGGCCGTCGCCGGCGTCGGCGCAGGCGCGTCCGGGGCGGTGTTTGGCATCGCCGGCATCCTGATCATCCTACTCTCCAACAAGCGGCTTCCCATCCCCTGGTCAGAGCTTAAGAGGCTGCGAACCTCGGTTGTGCGCTTTGCGGTGATCAATATCGTGATCGGCGGCGCGACGATGTTTGGCGGGTCGATCCGGATCGATAACTCCGCGCACATTGGCGGGTTTGCCGCAGGCCTGGCGCTTGGACCGGGATTGCTGGCCAAGATGACCGCGGGGCGAAAGCGGTATCTGGGGCGGCAGAGGCTGGTCTTCTTCGGCGCGGCGTTTCTGCTCGCCGCCATCGGCTACGGCATCGCCAACATGCGTTAGCTTTCTTTCTCCGATGATCGCCTATTGACTGATCCGCTAATGAAGCTCGTGGTTCAAGCGTTGCCAGGGGTTCAAGCGTTGGTTGAAGGTTAGGGGTGGTGGAACCAGCGTGGGTACGGAAATCGTGAGTTGGTCCACAGATTGGGCTTGCCTGTGGTGTGTGGGGAGGTTACTTTACGGCTAATGGCTGACATGCAAATAGTTCTCCCACAGCAGGCGGATGTTCCCGTGAAGTCCATCTCGATGAATATCGGCACCACGATCCGCGACTACCGGTTGCAGCGAGGCATGTCGCAGGGCGACATCGAGAAGCGCACCGGCCTTCTGCGGTGCTATCTTTCGCGCGTCGAGAACGGCCATACGGTTCCTTCGCTTGAGACGCTGCAGAAGATTGCGGGCGCGCTGGATCTGCAGCTTTCGCAGTTCTTTGCGGAGGACCAGGTGCAGAAGGAGGTCTCGACGCTGAATTTGAGCGAGGAAGAGATCCGATTCCTGACGCAGGTGCAACGCTACTCGGCTCACCTGTCTGATAGTGACCGCAGACTGCTGCTGGCGATGGTGCGGAAGTTCGCTTCTACTTCTTTGACTTAGAGTTAGGTGCTGGTCCTGGCGGAAGGCGTAACGCGGATAGAAGGGATTCAAGGCGGATAAAGGCGGATGCAAGTCGCTGAGTATCACCCGTTTTGTGTGTCGATATTGGGTGGGTGTGGCTTAGACTTTTTGCATGAATGCTGAGCGGGCACGGACGTTTTTGCTGGGTTTGCCGAATGTGGTGGAGACTGCGCAGTGGGGTGGGTTGGTCTTCTGGGTGGGCGATAAGGCTATCGGCGGCAAGATGTTCGCCATGATGAACCCTGAGGGTGTGGTGCCGATGCAGCATCCGATGACGGTTCCGGTGGGTGCGGAACGGTTTGCGGAGTTGATGGAGGTGGAGGGATTCGTCCCGGCGCCTTATCTCGCGCGGCTGAAGTGGGTCTCGGCGGAGCGGTGGGATGCGTTTCGGGATCGTGAGTGGGAAGAAGCCTTTGTGGCGGCGCACGCCATCACCTTTGAGAAGATGCCGCCCAAGGTCAAGACCGTGCTGGCCATGAGCAAGGCGGCCCAGAAACGGCTGATCACGGAGCGCCGCAAGGTGCTCGCAGAGAAGTCAAAGGCGAAAGCGAAGAAGTAAAAGGCGGAGGGGAGGGAAGCGGATTCGTGTTCCTGATCGTTCCGTCGTCGCCAACCCTTGTCTTTTCATACCCGGGCGCGCTGGGCTTTGGCGCTTGGTTTCTGATATCTGAAATGGCAACCCGCCAGCCATTGCCTTGATCTAAACTCATCACACCATGCGAACCCACTCCCTAGCCCTCCTCGCACTCGCCGCAGCCACCCTCCCCGCCGCAGCCCAGACGGTGACCGGCCAGGCTGCCTTCGCCGATTACTCCCAGCAGAAGCCCGGCGCGTCCCGGAAGATTACCGTCGGGGATCTTCCTGAACCCAAGCCCACCGAATCCGTCGATAACGGCCCCACCCTCGTCGAGAAGCCGACCAACGCGTGGCCCATCGCGCCCGCAGGCTTCAAGGTCACCCTCTACGCGGGCGGCGATAACTCCCTCAGCCAAAGCGCAAACAAGAAACAGGTCGTAGGCCCGGCCACGGAAGGCACCTTCCGGGAGCCGCGCCTGATCCGCACCGCTCCCAATGGCGATCTGTTCGTTTCAGACTCCGCCGCCGGAACCGTCTTCGTCCTTCGCGGCACCGGCCCCGACGGCAAAGCCAAGGTCGTCTCCCAGTACGCGACGGGGCTCGATCATCCCTTCGGCATCGCCTTCTATCCGGCTGTCAATCCCAAGTACGTCTATGTCGCCGACACCACCACCGTCGTCCGCTTCGCCTACAAGGCCGGTGACCTCAAGGCCACTGGCGCGCCCGAGACCCTGGTTCCCAACCTCCCCGGCTACGCGCAGCTTCGTGGCGGCGGTCACTGGACCCGTGATGTCGTCTTCACCAAGGGTGGCGAGCACATGCTGATCTCAGTCGGCTCAGGCTCGAACGTCGATGATGCCGATACCCACTCCCGCGAGTTCCACCGTGCTGACGTGCTCGAGTTCACGCCCGAGGGCAAGTTCGTGAAGGTCTACGCCTCTGGAATTCGTAATTGCGTTGGAGAGGCCATCAATCCGGTCACCGGATCGCTCTGGTGCTCCGTCAATGAGCGCGACAACCTTGGCAATAACCTGGTCCCGGACTACATCACCTCGGTCAAGGAGGACAGCTTCTTCGGCTGGCCCTGGTATTACATGGGCGGACACCGTGACCCGCGCCTCCCGCTCCCCTGCGCCAACGGCACCGGCCCGAATCACCAGGCGCCCGCGCTCGATGAAGCCGCTGCCAAGGACTGCAAGCGTGAGGACA is a window of Granulicella tundricola MP5ACTX9 DNA encoding:
- a CDS encoding Stp1/IreP family PP2C-type Ser/Thr phosphatase: MNSKLFSYAMLSHQGRVRKGNEDTCAAAPEGGVFVVCDGMGGAAAGEVASKLAAETFLAQLAPEGDPKKTPRTSTPDIRLDTAIHAANQAVYQHSRTFPELHGMGTTLVALLLEVAPGNPTGRPSLTLAHVGDSRCYLFRGGELRQLTQDHSLVEEQVRAGQITPYEAEIHPMRNIITRAVGSNAQVEPEIQHLEYESGDLYLLASDGLTRELKDRDIAAAMTRAVSKGNPVNLESLCQVLIAEANDAGGGDNITVLLLSLS
- a CDS encoding MBL fold metallo-hydrolase, translating into MRMTVLASGSKGNSTVIASERTRVLVDAGLSCRELLRRMAVVGEDPEKLDAILITHEHLDHVAGLAVLARRLKIPVFFTEQTHRAWVRMLTPRTTMTYAKWLDQYQSQKEALKAKVPQYSVPGGAELESIAAVSAEAAVFDPVVNRSDDPNPTFELPVDDLEDCDPATPAKVKADPAYLPAVEYFVAGRQFSIGDLEICPFTIPHDASDPCGFVFESLGDGVRMALATDLGYMPPNVKAALKNVDVLLLESNHDLEMLKDGPYPWSVKQRVLSRVGHLSNDATAEFLATDYDGGAAYIVLGHLSESNNVPELARITAERAIGDRMTLLGNRVLLALQAAPLDPIQV
- a CDS encoding helix-turn-helix domain-containing protein, which gives rise to MADMQIVLPQQADVPVKSISMNIGTTIRDYRLQRGMSQGDIEKRTGLLRCYLSRVENGHTVPSLETLQKIAGALDLQLSQFFAEDQVQKEVSTLNLSEEEIRFLTQVQRYSAHLSDSDRRLLLAMVRKFASTSLT
- a CDS encoding MmcQ/YjbR family DNA-binding protein gives rise to the protein MNAERARTFLLGLPNVVETAQWGGLVFWVGDKAIGGKMFAMMNPEGVVPMQHPMTVPVGAERFAELMEVEGFVPAPYLARLKWVSAERWDAFRDREWEEAFVAAHAITFEKMPPKVKTVLAMSKAAQKRLITERRKVLAEKSKAKAKK
- a CDS encoding PQQ-dependent sugar dehydrogenase, with protein sequence MRTHSLALLALAAATLPAAAQTVTGQAAFADYSQQKPGASRKITVGDLPEPKPTESVDNGPTLVEKPTNAWPIAPAGFKVTLYAGGDNSLSQSANKKQVVGPATEGTFREPRLIRTAPNGDLFVSDSAAGTVFVLRGTGPDGKAKVVSQYATGLDHPFGIAFYPAVNPKYVYVADTTTVVRFAYKAGDLKATGAPETLVPNLPGYAQLRGGGHWTRDVVFTKGGEHMLISVGSGSNVDDADTHSREFHRADVLEFTPEGKFVKVYASGIRNCVGEAINPVTGSLWCSVNERDNLGNNLVPDYITSVKEDSFFGWPWYYMGGHRDPRLPLPCANGTGPNHQAPALDEAAAKDCKREDIASKVSTPDILVQPHMASLQMLFYPGGEGTGKTIHASTAFPMSYDGNIFAAEHGSWNRAHRGGYEVIMAPIHAGKAEGSYQDFLTGFVTPDGQVWGRPVGVTVGTDGSLFVTDDGSRSVWHVTYTGSKTTTASN
- a CDS encoding MaoC family dehydratase, with protein sequence MPNSELYFEDFQVGQKFHSAGSAKVTAEEIKEFGARYDPQPFHLDEAAGENSFFKGLAASGWLTAAIVMRLRVESVKVFGGMIGAGVDEMRWTEPVRPGDTLRTEIEVVSVRQSTSRKNYGIVKTTTLAYNQRNEVVLRSTVNFLAPVRAAFVQA
- a CDS encoding rhomboid family intramembrane serine protease, whose protein sequence is MPHDPESEILAPRTATDVAEAYAPGEPADTPVRSEWDPRSAPGTYSLLAVNVAVYLWMLLSGVSWLSPTSEQLMHFGANQSVYVLNGEWYRLLTATFVHIGIIHIGTNMWCLWNLGLLGEPLLGPLGLIAVYVLTGVAGNLLSVFWDVWTAQRYDMPLQAVAGVGAGASGAVFGIAGILIILLSNKRLPIPWSELKRLRTSVVRFAVINIVIGGATMFGGSIRIDNSAHIGGFAAGLALGPGLLAKMTAGRKRYLGRQRLVFFGAAFLLAAIGYGIANMR